The DNA window aaattaaaatatccaagttttttaaaatcactttgttaaaatttattgtttgaaataatacattttaataattaaattagattATAAaactaattatataatatttagagTTTAAgtaaaataacataaaaaacaattacaaaaaaaggaaaaaaaaacaaaataagcaACGCTTTGGTGCAACACAGTAGCAAATCTCTATCTTGGCGTCAAACATAGTGCTGGGTTGGAGAAAAAACAAACTACACCATCTTGCTTTTTACGCTAATTTAGAGCTCGATTGGAGAAGCTCTTAGAAATTAGAATAGAAAGTTTTCTTTCGTCAAAACCTTCCGTCTCATATATGATTTCCTTCCATAATCCGTATAAGATTGATAGAATGTGCAAAGGCCTGTGATTGACTGAACGATCCAGAGAATGATTATGATTTTCGTGGGTCGTTACTAGCATCACAAAGCAAAGTCAGACTAGTTTCgaggatttatttaaattgcggGTGAGCAAAATTTCGGTTAAccacatttttttaaatataatttaagttTATTATATTAGTTTTAGAGCCACAATATTTTTGGTTATTGGGATTTGTATTGCTAGCATATTCATGCGATAAAGTTTCAATAATTCATTATATTGAGATTTGAGTTCTCAGAATTCAGAACTCAACTGTATCATTCATGCTACATGGATTCTGTCCGTCGTCTTttcaatgaaaaaaaaatgatctACTTGCTCGTCATAAATCAATTTCGTCTCAAACCCGAGGGATCGAAACTGTAGTTCTTCCTAAACAAAAAGACTAGACTAGAAAAATGTGCTTAGTTGAAGAATAAAACTGAGCATCAAATAGTCCATAGTCCTACTTCTATGCCCCCAGTATTTCTGGAACACAAATATATAACTATTTGATATTCCATCAAAAAAATTTCGAATTCAATGATTCGACTTACATTTTTCGTGCTTATATTTCCCATTCAAAACTGGTTTTTTAGGTGGTTGAAGTGCTTCCCCACTGCAGGGTATCTTAGATTTTAGACCAAATCTTCTACAGAAGTTATTCCAGTTTCCTTTGTTTTTGACAAGCTTCCCTATATCTTGTTTCATGCCCTCAAATTCCTTTTCAAGCTCAGAAACTCTTTCTTTCATGTCGTCAAATGCAAATACTAGACTATTTTCAGAGATCGTTGTGGCCATGTGGTCATTTGTTGGTGCAACTTTGCCACTTAGATTCTGCGAATTCTCAAAATTGTCAGAGACAAAGAGCCAACCGGCCACAGAGGTGCGTAAGTGAAGTTGTTCGAAGAATAGAACTTGAACAATGACGCGTAGTGGTAGCCTCTCATTATGAGCTGCATGGGTGCTGGCTTCTAAAGAAAATTTCTGGTAATTCATGAGCCTGCAGAGATGTTCTTTCTCCGAGTCTGTCAACCACGGATGTGCCTACGGTCAAGAAATCTAATCAATGTATATGACGGAAATATTAAATTATACATCTTATCAGGTTATGTAAGAAAATGGCTAGATGATATCAACTGAAAAATACTAATCTGTCCCATCAGCATAGAGAGAGAGGGGGAGCTGGAAGGGAAACCCCCCCTCAAATTTTATGTACACTGGcataattataaatatgaaaatgtcGGGTGAAAATACTTCTAGTCCTGCTACAGGAAAACATAACTCCAAAGATAATCATGTCTAAAATTGTCCACTCTGGAATGTCATTTCAAGTTCACCAGACCCTAATATTtccacaaattttaataagcTTTGTCCTTCCAACAAAAGTTTCccaagaaaatatataaatttccaAATGCCCGCCTGTATATTAAGTTTTTGATTATGTACTTGGCTAATAGGAGCCTAAACATGAAGTCTTGATTACAAAAAGATGTAGGATTATTTAAAAACTTCAACTTTAAGTCCCAAATTCAGCATACTTTTAGGCGTATCCATCGGTTTTAGTGACAAACTTAAAACACTGAATCAAGGTATATTGATTATTACCTTGAGAAATATATCAATTGCCCGGTAAATCCCATCATGTAAAGGCCTCGAATAGTCGGGGATTGCAGCAGCGAGTGAAATGAACTTCTCTAATCCCAAGTTGACATCAGGTGCAACCTCAGCAAGATAGTTGTCTAAAAGATTAGCAACCTTTGTCATAGGCTCAAGTGAATGAGAGCCTCCGACCAAATTTATTTCCTCTACCAAATTATCTGAGATAAAATCTGAGCAGTCCCCATTAATCAACATGAACTGATTGACCATTCGATGAATGCATTCAACGTCATAAAGGGTTTCTGCTGAGTAACATGTGTTTGGTATAAGAAGGTCTTCCAGGAGAGCTTGGTCTAATTCAGCACCAATCTTCCGTTCCAGTGCTTCTCGACTTGATGGACTGGTGCATAAAATCTTCGAGATCCTTAGAAGTTTAAGTAAAAATTTGGTAGGTATGACGCCCCTTTCACTGGGCAGAAACATGACTATCTCTTCAATCATAGTCCTTTGATCCACGTCAGATAAAGAAGGAAGCGTTGATCCCAGAGTACTCTGGCGGAAGCTCAGCTGCCTACCGTTCAATGGGAGATGACTCTTAGCATAGAATATTATCATTTCAGCAATTTTATTGGGTGCCATGCCTTTCGAATGAACCGCACATATCAGCCTTTTGAAGAGAGGCATTTGAAGAAATGCCACGTCCTCATACCAACCATCTTCTGTTGAGGAGACTTCATCACAAGTTGAGTGTATTCCATTCCATAGGAAGGCACTCCCCAGACTCTGAGTCATGCTTTTCCCGGCCATACTATAACTTAAAAGGTGTGTATTTGCACAAGCTATCATTGCGAGCGAATCAATGCCTTTTGAAACTATGTGAAGTTCTTCTGCTAGGGGAAGGAACTTTTCAGAGGTTTCAAGGGCTTTGATGGTATCATCCCAACTCCCGAACAATATAAAGAGGAAATTTTCGGTCTGTGAGATGAGGTTTCCTTCTCCATAACTTGCAGTCATTTGAAGGTGCTCAGACGCACATCTGAGACTCACAACATTTCTTGCAGTGAGTTCGACTTTGACATCATAGCAAAACTTGGCTATGAACAAAAAGGATTTTGCCCCACCGGGAAAGTTATCAAGATGTAAAGTGCATTCAATCTCGTCTTCACAGTTCATCCTTTCAGAAAAATCTTGAATAAGTTTTTCCAGAAATCCGCTTCTCGACAACAATGGAAACTAGAACACATACCAAAATAAAAGGGTCAGAACAGATCATAAGTAGTATACAAGAAAGATGACGTAAATAAAATAACTTGAAACCATCACATTCAATCCTCTTCATGGATACACACCTAGAATGGTTCACTAGCTGGTTAACATTGCAAGCACAACAAGCAATACACACAGAGAAAGCATACAGATCAGACCTTGTGAAGGTGGAAGAAAGTCCCTTCCACTTCAATGCTAATATCACTTGGAATACAATGGGAACACATCCtgtaaaaaataaagaaaaatcacAGATATCACAAAGTGAAAAGGCTTGCAAAATTACATCAGAACATGAAAAATACTCCACAAAAATGTTGACACAACTGTTGAAGATATAACATCTGGAGAAGCATACAAGGCATCAAAATCTTAAAAcagaaaaaaaatcatattattaCGCGAAAGCACCCCTCAAGTCCTGGCTCGCTAGAACATTTTCCGTGTGTATACAAGTCCGATATCTCTCTGATATCGTGGAAACTTTTCCTTACTCGCCTTTGGGGTGATCCCAACATGCCAAAAAGGCTTCTAGTGCCGCATCGTTGTTTCATTTTCCAGTTTTTTAGCCGTCACTAACCCGAACCCACTTCATGCTTACCTCTTATAAATCACAGAACCAAAATACACCAAGCATATTGCGCAGAGTGCAATCATGCATTTTTGTATATTGAAAATATATGAGAACTCAAGTCAGTTTACAAGGAGGTCATTGATCTTTATACATCAAGTGTGATCACCACTCTTAACTGACTGTTAACTAACTAACTAATGAGTAGTTAACTAACTGATGACTAACTAATAAACTCTAGTCTAATAGCCCCCCTCAAGAGGTACTATAAATGTTTTTTATAGACAACTTGGACATCAGATGCGAAAGAGTGGAGAATGGTAAAGGTTTTGTAAACATGTCAGCTAATTGAAGATGAGAACTGATCGGTAGCAATTTAACGAACCCATCCTTGATCTTGTCGCGAATGAAGTGACAGTCAATCTCGATATGCTTGGTTCGTTCATGGAAGATAGGGTTGTTGGCAAGGTGGATAGCCGATTGATTATCACAAAAAATCACAGCTGGGGTTGAAACCTTAAATTGTAAGTCCTTGAGCAATTGTGTGAGCCATAGTATCTCGGTGGTAGTAGTGGCCAATGCTCGGTATTCGGCCTCGGTTGAGGAACGAGAGACTGTCAATTGCTTCTTTGATTTCCATGAAATGAGAGCATCACCAAGAAAAACACAAAAACCAGTTATCGATTTGCGTGTGTCTTTGCAAGCTGCCCAATCCGCATCAGAGAATGCCCGTAGCTGGATGGAGGATGATGCTGAGAAAAAAATTCCTTGGCCCGGATTGGATTTGATGTATCTCAAAACTTGATTTACGGCATGCATATGTGAGGTACGTGGATGGGAAACATATTGACTGAGTTTGTGAACTGCAAACATTATATCTGGTCGTGTTAGAGTGAGGTACAAAAGGCGTCCAATGAGACGTCGATATGTTGTGATATCAGCAAGAGGTTCACCATCATCAGAATTAAGATGTGATCGAGGATCCATCGGGACAGTGGTAGGTTTACATGCAAGAAAACCAGTGTCTTCAAGAAGATGTAAAGCATAATTACGTTGGGAAAGATAAATGCCAGTCGAAGATTTAGCTATCTCAAGACCAACAAAATACTTGAGATCCCCCAAATCTTTGAGTTTGAATTGGCTTTGAAGAGCAGATTTCAGCTGTTGAATAGCATGGATTGAGGGACCGGCAATGATGATGTCGTCAACATAAACTAACAAAGTAATAAAGCTAGAGCCCGAGCCCTTTGTGAACAATGTATTATCGGATTTGGATTGAACAAATCCTGAGTTGAGCAAGGCATTGGAAAATTTGGTGTACCATTGTCTTGATGCTTGACGTAATCCATAGATGGACTTATGAAGATGACAGACAGATTTGATTCCTGTTGGGAGAGAAGTATCACTCGACTGGTAGCCTAACGGAAGGTCCATATAAACTTCTTCAGAAAGGTCACCATTTAGGAATGCGTTATTAACATCTAATTGGGCAAGGTGCCAATTTTGACTTGCTGCTAATGCTAGAATGGTTTTGATGGTGGCCAATTTTGC is part of the Primulina eburnea isolate SZY01 chromosome 1, ASM2296580v1, whole genome shotgun sequence genome and encodes:
- the LOC140823253 gene encoding BTB/POZ domain-containing protein At5g03250-like, yielding MACMKLGTKEDGFRLEGQTWMCSHCIPSDISIEVEGTFFHLHKFPLLSRSGFLEKLIQDFSERMNCEDEIECTLHLDNFPGGAKSFLFIAKFCYDVKVELTARNVVSLRCASEHLQMTASYGEGNLISQTENFLFILFGSWDDTIKALETSEKFLPLAEELHIVSKGIDSLAMIACANTHLLSYSMAGKSMTQSLGSAFLWNGIHSTCDEVSSTEDGWYEDVAFLQMPLFKRLICAVHSKGMAPNKIAEMIIFYAKSHLPLNGRQLSFRQSTLGSTLPSLSDVDQRTMIEEIVMFLPSERGVIPTKFLLKLLRISKILCTSPSSREALERKIGAELDQALLEDLLIPNTCYSAETLYDVECIHRMVNQFMLINGDCSDFISDNLVEEINLVGGSHSLEPMTKVANLLDNYLAEVAPDVNLGLEKFISLAAAIPDYSRPLHDGIYRAIDIFLKAHPWLTDSEKEHLCRLMNYQKFSLEASTHAAHNERLPLRVIVQVLFFEQLHLRTSVAGWLFVSDNFENSQNLSGKVAPTNDHMATTISENSLVFAFDDMKERVSELEKEFEGMKQDIGKLVKNKGNWNNFCRRFGLKSKIPCSGEALQPPKKPVLNGKYKHEKCKSNH